ATCACCTGGGTGACGATCGTGGCGTACGCCGGTGCGGCGATCGGGCTGGATCTGTTCTCCGCCGGTGGAGCGAACCCGCTCTGGCCGCTCCACGACCAGTTCTACGCGATCGACGGGACGATAGAGCTCTCCAGTCGGCGGGGAATCGTCCAGACGTTCGTCGATCTCGGTTCCGAGCGGGGCGGCGACGCGAGCAGTAGCGAGACGGTCGCTCGGGGGACTTCTCGGGACGTCAACGTGAGCACGGGCATCGACCCGAACCCGGACGGCGGCGACACGGCCGGACCCGTCGACCGTGTGTTCCCCGTCGTGCGGTCGGGGTGGCAACTCCTCGTGCTCGTCGTGGGAACGACCGTCACCGCCGCGCGGTTCTACGTCGACCAGACGGTCCCAGCGGAGTGACTACTCGGGGTCCGGGACGGCGGCCGGTGTGTCGGGGACGTGATCGACGCCGTCGACGAGGTCGCGCGCGCTGGCGGTGTCTTTCAGCCCGGTCCCGGTGACGACGAGCGTGGCGCTGTCTCCCGGGGCGACGACCCCCGCCCCGACCGCGGATTCGAGTCCCGCGAGCGTCGCGGCGCTCGCGGGCTCGGCGTAGATGCCTTCGGTCCGGCCCAGCGTGCGCTCGGCGTCCAGAATCTCTCGATCGGAGACGACGACGGTGGCTCCGCCGCTGTCTTCGAGCGCGCGACACGCCTTCTGTGCGTTGTGTGGGTGGCCCACGTCGATGCTGTCGGCCTGCGTCTCGCCGCCGGCCCGTGCCCGCTCGCCGGTAAAGCGGTCGTGGATGGCGGTTGCGCCCTCGGCCTGTACGCCCAGCAGGCGGGGACACTCCTCGACGATGCCCAACTCCGCGAACTCGCGGAACCCCTTCCAGGTCGCCGCCAGCCCGCAGCCGTTGCCCATCGGATAGATGATCCAGTCGGGCACCGAGGCCCGGC
Above is a genomic segment from Halomicrobium sp. LC1Hm containing:
- a CDS encoding metal-dependent hydrolase gives rise to the protein MAVAGLIGAALLGTAFDRRSVLILFGAMIAADLDSFVGLVSVVGHRTAFHTLLVPITAAVVLLVDLRRGEGSWVRRRWGPRGVRITWVTIVAYAGAAIGLDLFSAGGANPLWPLHDQFYAIDGTIELSSRRGIVQTFVDLGSERGGDASSSETVARGTSRDVNVSTGIDPNPDGGDTAGPVDRVFPVVRSGWQLLVLVVGTTVTAARFYVDQTVPAE